The genomic region CGTCCTTGAGCCCGGCCCAGTCCAGCGTGAGCCGGGTGAACCACTCGTCGTCCGGCGACGACCCGCCGACGCACGCCTCGTGCCCCTCACCGGCCCGCGCCAGGTCGAGGAACCGGGCGCCGGCCTTCCCGGCCGCCGCGCGCAGCCCGTTCGACAGCTCCGGCACGCCCTCGTCGACGACCCACCGCAGGTCACTCGTGCGCAGCGGGCAGCCGGAGAGGTTCTGCAGCGACCTCGGCATGTCCGGCGCGACCGGCGCCGCGTAGGACTGCAGGACGAGCTGGTAGGACGAGTCGAGGTAACCCGAGTCGCGCATGGTCTGGCGGATGGCGTTCAGCGTGTTCTCCACCTTGGGCACCATCCTGGTGACCCGCTTCGTCCACTCCGGCGCGACCTTCGACGTGCAGTCGTTGCGGGCACCCCACGCCTGCACGCAGGTGTTGAGGATGTCCGCGAACTTCGGGTCGTCGTTCGCCCCGATCGCGACCACGAGAGCCACGACCCGGTGTGACCCGGCGATCCTGCGCAGCTGCGGCAGCTGCTCGTTGCGCAGCTTGTCCGAGTTCGCGCCGGAGCACGCCAGGTTGAAGCGCTCGTCGGCCTCGACGCGGGCCTTCATGATCGACGCCTCGCTGGAGCGGTGGCACCACGTGCCGCCGTCCTCGCCGTTCGTGCCCGGCTCGTAGGACCCGGCGCCCTCACCCGACAGGGTGCTGTCGCCGAGCGCGACCACCGCGGTCCTGGACTCGCGGTCGGGGTCGGACGGCGGTGGGAACGGGTGGTCGCTCACGACCAGCAAGATCGTCAGCACCACGATCGCCATCAGCGGGAGAACTCTGCGCATCGCGCACCAGCCTACCGACCCGCCCCCGCCGGCCCTCCGCCGCACGCGGGGCCCCTTTCGTGCGCCAGAAGAGTACGAAAGCTCCCCGCGTGCACTCCGGCGGTGGCCGAATGAGAGGGGGTAATGGCGTTGCCGCCATGGGGAGGGATGAGGAAAGTGGAGGTGTGGGGAATCTGAGGGAAATAGTCGTGGTCGGTTACGACCGCACGGCGTTGCTGGACCTGGCGGGACCGATAGAGGTGTTCCAAGCAGCGAACCACGGAGACCAGCGCTACCGCGTCACCGTGGCCACGCTCGGGGGAGAACCGTTCACCGCCACGGCGGGGGTGCGGATCGAGGCAGGAGCGGACCTGCGCACGCTCGACCGGCCCATCGACACGCTGCTCGTGGTGGGCGGCTGGGGGTATGACGAGGCCGCGACCGACCCGGTGCTCACGACGAACCTGCGCCGGCTCGCGCTGAAGTCGCGGCGGGTCGCGGGGGTGTGCACGGGCGCGGTGGTCCTGGCGGGGGCCGGGCTGCTCACCGGGAAGAAGGCCACGACGCACTGGGCGTTCACCGGCGAGCTGGAGGCACGCGGGGTCGACGTCGAACCGGACGCGATCTTCGTGTGCGACGGCCAGGTGGCCACCTCGGCGGGCGTGACCGCGGGCATCGACCTGTCGCTCGCCATGGTCGAGCAGGACCACGGGCCGGCGCTGGCCCGCCGGATCGCGCAGTACCTGGTCGTCTTCCTGCAGCGCTCCGGCGGCCAGTCGCAGTTCAGCGTGCACACCCGCACGCCACCGGTGTCCGACGACGCGCTGAGGGCGTTGCTGGACGCGATCCACGCCGACCCGACCCGCGAGTGGACCGTGCCGGTGATGGCGCGCAGGGCGATGATGAGCGTCCGCCACTTCGCCCGCGTCTTCTCGCGCAACGTCGGCATCTCGCCCGCGCAGTACGTCGAACGCGCCCGCGTCGAGGCCGCCGCCGACCGCCTCGCCAGCACCGGTGACGGGCTGGACCTGGTGGCGCGGCAGAGCGGTTTCGGCTCGGCGGA from Lentzea guizhouensis harbors:
- a CDS encoding GDSL-type esterase/lipase family protein; its protein translation is MRRVLPLMAIVVLTILLVVSDHPFPPPSDPDRESRTAVVALGDSTLSGEGAGSYEPGTNGEDGGTWCHRSSEASIMKARVEADERFNLACSGANSDKLRNEQLPQLRRIAGSHRVVALVVAIGANDDPKFADILNTCVQAWGARNDCTSKVAPEWTKRVTRMVPKVENTLNAIRQTMRDSGYLDSSYQLVLQSYAAPVAPDMPRSLQNLSGCPLRTSDLRWVVDEGVPELSNGLRAAAGKAGARFLDLARAGEGHEACVGGSSPDDEWFTRLTLDWAGLKDDRRSAHALQESFHPNARGHQQFANCLSEFLAVDKGDGACVPRLDGTLGLTTEN
- a CDS encoding GlxA family transcriptional regulator, giving the protein MVGYDRTALLDLAGPIEVFQAANHGDQRYRVTVATLGGEPFTATAGVRIEAGADLRTLDRPIDTLLVVGGWGYDEAATDPVLTTNLRRLALKSRRVAGVCTGAVVLAGAGLLTGKKATTHWAFTGELEARGVDVEPDAIFVCDGQVATSAGVTAGIDLSLAMVEQDHGPALARRIAQYLVVFLQRSGGQSQFSVHTRTPPVSDDALRALLDAIHADPTREWTVPVMARRAMMSVRHFARVFSRNVGISPAQYVERARVEAAADRLASTGDGLDLVARQSGFGSAETLRRAFLRVLGVSPGSYRARFRTTGVA